From Sphingopyxis sp. MWB1, a single genomic window includes:
- a CDS encoding NAD(P) transhydrogenase subunit alpha, with protein sequence MRIAVLKELAAGETRVAATPETVKKFIALGAEVAVETGAGEQASVADADYSAAGAHVRSRAEVLKGANIILAIQGPDPKGLKGFAEGAWLAAGLNPFGERARVDEYAKLGLEALAMEFMPRITRAQSMDILSSQANLAGYKAVLMAANAYGRAFPMMMTAAGTVSAAKAFVMGVGVAGLQAIATARRLGAQVSATDVRSATKEQILSLGAKPIFVENVAGIEGEGAGGYATEMSDEYKAAQAELVSSHIAKQDIVITTALIPGRPAPRLITDAQLATMRSGSVIVDMAAESGGNVEGSAPGETKRIHGVTVIGARNIAALMPADTSALFSRNLFNFLSAFWDKEAGKPVLDEEIGNAVRLTQGGKVVNERLLG encoded by the coding sequence ATGCGCATCGCTGTGCTGAAAGAGCTCGCTGCAGGCGAGACTCGTGTTGCCGCTACGCCGGAAACGGTCAAAAAATTTATCGCGCTTGGCGCAGAGGTCGCGGTTGAAACCGGGGCGGGGGAGCAAGCTTCGGTCGCCGATGCCGATTACAGCGCGGCCGGCGCACATGTCAGAAGCCGCGCCGAGGTGCTCAAGGGCGCCAACATCATCCTCGCCATCCAGGGACCCGATCCCAAAGGGCTGAAGGGCTTTGCCGAAGGCGCCTGGCTTGCGGCGGGGCTCAACCCCTTTGGCGAGCGCGCACGGGTTGATGAATATGCCAAGCTGGGGCTGGAAGCGCTGGCGATGGAATTCATGCCGCGCATCACGCGCGCGCAGTCGATGGATATTTTGTCCAGCCAGGCCAATCTGGCGGGTTACAAGGCGGTGCTGATGGCAGCCAACGCCTATGGCCGTGCCTTCCCGATGATGATGACCGCCGCCGGAACCGTCAGTGCGGCCAAGGCTTTTGTCATGGGCGTCGGCGTCGCGGGGCTTCAGGCCATCGCCACCGCCCGCCGCCTCGGCGCACAGGTCAGCGCGACCGATGTGCGTTCAGCGACCAAGGAACAGATACTCAGCCTGGGCGCAAAGCCGATCTTCGTCGAAAATGTCGCGGGGATCGAGGGCGAGGGCGCTGGCGGCTATGCCACCGAAATGTCCGATGAATATAAGGCGGCGCAGGCTGAACTTGTGTCCTCGCACATCGCCAAACAGGATATCGTCATCACCACTGCGCTCATTCCGGGGCGCCCCGCGCCGCGCTTGATTACAGATGCTCAGCTTGCGACGATGCGAAGCGGCAGTGTGATCGTCGATATGGCGGCCGAAAGCGGCGGCAATGTCGAAGGGTCGGCGCCGGGCGAAACAAAGCGCATCCACGGCGTCACCGTAATCGGTGCACGCAATATCGCGGCGTTGATGCCCGCCGATACCAGCGCGCTCTTCAGTCGCAACCTCTTCAACTTCCTTTCCGCCTTTTGGGACAAGGAAGCGGGCAAACCCGTGCTCGACGAGGAAATCGGCAATGCCGTCCGGCTGACGCAGGGCGGAAAGGTTGTGAACGAACGTTTGCTGGGCTGA
- a CDS encoding aspartate/glutamate racemase family protein, whose protein sequence is MRKIGLIGGMSWASTELYYRRINQGVQRRVGPSCSAPILLESLNYCDLSRLTTPEQWDHARTILTQSAQRLEAAGATALMIAANSMHKLANDVADAISIPLLHIVDGTGEKMRADGVKSAAIIGTRNVMTESWFRQQIVRHGITLAPYDDARADVIDAIIYDELMQGKVTQESRRTMRTFITDIAKQDIDALILASTELNMLVDSEANVLPIYDTLRFHAEAGVNWILGAAP, encoded by the coding sequence ATGCGGAAGATCGGTTTGATCGGCGGAATGAGCTGGGCGTCGACCGAGCTTTATTACCGCCGCATAAATCAGGGGGTGCAAAGGCGCGTCGGGCCATCCTGTTCCGCGCCGATCCTCTTGGAGAGCCTGAATTATTGCGATCTTTCGCGTCTCACCACGCCAGAGCAATGGGATCATGCCCGCACCATATTGACCCAGTCGGCGCAGCGGCTGGAAGCCGCCGGGGCGACGGCGTTGATGATTGCGGCCAATTCGATGCACAAGCTGGCGAACGATGTGGCGGATGCCATCTCGATCCCCTTGCTGCACATCGTCGATGGAACGGGCGAGAAAATGCGCGCGGACGGGGTCAAATCCGCCGCCATCATCGGTACGCGCAATGTCATGACCGAATCCTGGTTCCGCCAGCAGATTGTCCGCCATGGCATCACGCTTGCTCCCTATGATGATGCGCGCGCCGACGTCATTGATGCGATCATTTATGACGAATTGATGCAGGGCAAGGTGACGCAGGAATCGCGGCGCACCATGCGAACCTTCATCACCGACATCGCCAAACAGGACATCGACGCGCTGATCCTCGCCAGCACGGAACTGAACATGCTAGTCGATTCCGAAGCCAATGTTCTCCCCATTTATGACACGCTGCGCTTTCATGCAGAAGCGGGCGTCAACTGGATTCTCGGCGCGGCGCCCTGA
- a CDS encoding HprK-related kinase A, which yields MRHSIRLAVGPVQFRVGSDWRAPIAALDRLYAAYPQDAERPADATVRLFASRPWRRWLRPSVHIGGDYIVPDALPLPLSMGLLAAEMGMNLQVALGWRRHMLLHASAVAQDGRALIMSGESGSGKSTLAALLGERDWRLMGDEFTLIAPDSGDAYGFPRAVSLKNEAIAEMAARVDPARLGPLLARTPKGDIRHLIPRSDAITAMHIPARPRLILFPQFGSAPAIERLGEGEVFVRLTQASTNYVSLGEAGFAALTQLVRATPAFAIRYPDSATGIAIAEELWAEAPL from the coding sequence GTGAGGCACAGCATTCGCCTCGCGGTCGGCCCCGTGCAATTTCGTGTCGGCAGCGACTGGCGCGCGCCGATTGCCGCGCTCGATCGTCTCTATGCCGCTTATCCGCAGGATGCGGAGCGTCCGGCCGACGCGACCGTACGCCTTTTTGCATCGCGCCCTTGGCGCCGCTGGTTGCGGCCATCGGTGCATATCGGGGGCGATTATATTGTGCCCGATGCCCTTCCCCTGCCGTTGTCGATGGGCTTGCTTGCGGCTGAAATGGGGATGAATTTGCAGGTCGCGCTAGGGTGGCGGCGGCATATGCTTCTTCACGCCAGCGCGGTGGCGCAGGATGGGCGCGCGCTCATTATGTCGGGGGAATCGGGGTCGGGAAAATCGACCCTTGCGGCGTTGCTGGGCGAAAGGGATTGGCGGTTGATGGGCGATGAATTCACACTCATCGCGCCCGACAGCGGCGATGCCTATGGCTTTCCGCGCGCGGTCAGCCTGAAGAATGAAGCAATTGCCGAAATGGCGGCGCGCGTCGACCCCGCGCGTCTGGGCCCCTTGCTGGCGCGCACGCCAAAGGGCGATATCCGCCATCTGATCCCGCGCTCCGACGCCATAACGGCGATGCACATCCCTGCCCGCCCGCGCCTCATCCTCTTCCCGCAATTTGGCAGCGCTCCCGCGATCGAGCGGCTGGGGGAGGGGGAGGTGTTCGTACGGCTGACTCAGGCATCGACCAACTATGTCAGCTTGGGGGAGGCGGGCTTTGCCGCGCTCACCCAATTGGTGCGCGCGACCCCGGCCTTTGCCATCCGCTATCCCGACAGCGCGACCGGCATTGCCATCGCCGAAGAATTATGGGCAGAGGCCCCGTTATGA
- a CDS encoding MarR family winged helix-turn-helix transcriptional regulator → MAAKTLNLDNFLPYRLSIASNALSGRIATEYQNRFGLKIPEWRLMAVLGEGKPMTQRELVEATRMDKVTVNRAAKVLADRRLIARQAHEADGRSHHLELTETGRSLYDMIVPAALASEERLEAQISASERATLMSILAKLIAAAEDYD, encoded by the coding sequence ATGGCTGCCAAGACGCTCAACCTCGATAATTTTCTGCCTTATCGCCTCTCGATCGCGTCGAACGCGTTGTCGGGCCGCATTGCGACGGAATATCAAAATCGCTTCGGCCTCAAAATTCCGGAATGGCGGTTGATGGCGGTGCTGGGCGAAGGAAAGCCGATGACCCAGCGCGAACTGGTCGAGGCGACGCGCATGGACAAGGTAACGGTCAACCGCGCGGCCAAGGTGCTCGCCGACCGGCGTTTGATCGCGCGTCAGGCGCATGAGGCCGATGGGCGTTCGCACCATCTCGAACTCACCGAAACCGGACGCTCGCTTTACGACATGATTGTTCCCGCCGCGCTGGCAAGCGAAGAACGGCTCGAAGCGCAGATCAGCGCTAGCGAACGCGCAACCTTGATGTCGATTCTTGCCAAACTGATTGCCGCTGCCGAAGATTATGATTGA
- a CDS encoding NAD(P)(+) transhydrogenase (Re/Si-specific) subunit beta, whose protein sequence is MHELAPINPWVALAYLVAGICFILALRGLSSPASSRRGNRFGMAGMAIAVITTLLTHELANPVEVLGAIAIGAVIGIVMARKIAMTAMPQLVAAFHSLVGLAAVAVAAAAYLNPGAFGIADEAGQIFTVSRVEMGLGIAIGAITFSGSVIAFLKLNGNMSGAPILLPLRHLINLGTLAAIIGLVAYFTLDQSPWVFWTVTGLSFLIGFLLIIPIGGADMPVVVSMLNSYSGWAAAAMGFTLGNTAMIITGALVGASGAILSYIMCRAMNRSFISVIAGGFGAEDAGGAGGAAKEQRPWKPGSADDAAFLMTQAENVIIVPGYGMAVAQAQHALREMADLLKKEGVNVKYAIHPVAGRMPGHMNVLLAEANVPYDEVFELEDINNEFAQCDVAFVIGANDVTNPAAKTDKTSPIYGMPVLDVEKAKTILFVKRSMGGVGYAGVDNDVFYMDQTMMLLGDAKKMADDIVKAISGGH, encoded by the coding sequence ATGCACGAATTGGCACCGATCAATCCTTGGGTGGCGCTGGCCTATCTCGTTGCCGGGATATGCTTTATTCTGGCGCTGCGAGGCCTGTCTTCGCCGGCTTCGTCGCGTCGGGGCAACCGTTTTGGCATGGCGGGGATGGCGATTGCCGTCATTACCACCTTGCTTACCCATGAACTCGCCAATCCCGTCGAGGTTCTGGGAGCGATCGCCATCGGGGCGGTGATCGGGATCGTCATGGCGCGCAAGATAGCCATGACTGCCATGCCGCAACTTGTCGCCGCATTTCATAGCCTTGTCGGCCTTGCCGCGGTCGCGGTCGCAGCCGCTGCCTATCTTAACCCCGGCGCTTTCGGCATTGCGGATGAAGCGGGGCAGATCTTCACCGTCAGCCGCGTCGAAATGGGCCTCGGCATCGCCATCGGTGCGATCACCTTTTCCGGCTCGGTCATCGCCTTTCTGAAACTCAACGGCAATATGTCGGGCGCCCCGATCCTTCTTCCGCTGCGCCATCTCATCAATCTGGGAACGCTGGCGGCGATCATTGGTCTGGTGGCCTATTTCACTCTCGATCAGTCGCCTTGGGTCTTCTGGACGGTCACGGGGCTCAGCTTCCTGATCGGTTTCCTGCTGATCATCCCGATCGGCGGCGCCGATATGCCGGTCGTGGTCTCGATGCTCAACAGCTATTCGGGCTGGGCTGCGGCGGCGATGGGTTTCACCCTTGGCAATACCGCGATGATCATCACCGGCGCGCTCGTTGGCGCATCGGGAGCCATTCTTTCCTACATCATGTGCCGCGCGATGAACCGCAGCTTCATCAGCGTGATCGCGGGCGGCTTTGGCGCTGAGGATGCTGGCGGTGCGGGCGGCGCGGCAAAGGAACAGCGTCCGTGGAAACCGGGCAGCGCCGACGATGCGGCCTTCCTGATGACGCAGGCCGAAAATGTCATCATCGTTCCCGGCTATGGCATGGCGGTGGCGCAGGCGCAGCATGCGCTGCGCGAAATGGCGGACCTGCTCAAAAAGGAAGGCGTGAACGTCAAATATGCCATCCATCCGGTCGCGGGCCGTATGCCCGGCCATATGAATGTCCTGCTTGCCGAAGCCAATGTCCCCTATGACGAGGTGTTCGAGCTGGAAGATATCAACAATGAATTCGCCCAATGCGATGTCGCTTTCGTCATCGGCGCGAATGACGTGACCAATCCGGCGGCAAAGACTGACAAGACCTCGCCGATCTATGGCATGCCAGTCCTCGACGTTGAAAAGGCAAAGACCATCCTTTTCGTGAAACGTTCAATGGGCGGCGTCGGCTATGCCGGGGTGGACAATGACGTTTTCTACATGGATCAGACGATGATGCTGCTCGGCGATGCCAAGAAAATGGCCGACGATATCGTGAAGGCAATTAGCGGCGGGCATTGA
- a CDS encoding parallel beta-helix domain-containing protein, with protein MRIIGFDHLAICGAVAAAICVSAPASAGVIEVSASGTDANEKLQEALILAEPGDTIQLAAGVWKLTDGLSLDVDNVTLRGAGAGPDGTILDFTGQQGAGEGLLVTSDDVYLTEFAVINSKGDGIKSKGADRIVYHKLRVEWTAGPKESNGAYGIYPVESSDVLVDSVYVRGASDAGIYVGQSKNIIVRNSTAVENVAGIEIENSYNADVRDNIATKNTGGILVFDLPSLPMQGGHNVRVFGNEITDNSTPNFAPQGNIVASVPTGTGVLVMANRNVEIFDNVFDDNGTANVMLVGYRYEYQDPDYQPLPRAIVVRDNQHGKAGYAPAFPGGAEIAAALGGAIPPILWDGAGDALVNEDVGVLSLSLADVKAPLTAAQPAPVVLKGEAPAALPEIRLPESMEAKVR; from the coding sequence ATGCGAATCATTGGCTTTGACCATCTGGCAATTTGCGGCGCTGTGGCGGCGGCGATCTGCGTGAGCGCCCCTGCTTCGGCGGGTGTGATCGAGGTGAGCGCAAGCGGCACGGACGCGAATGAAAAGCTTCAGGAAGCGTTGATCCTCGCCGAACCCGGCGACACAATTCAATTGGCGGCAGGCGTATGGAAACTGACCGACGGGCTGTCCCTTGATGTCGATAACGTTACGCTGCGCGGCGCCGGAGCAGGGCCAGACGGCACCATTCTGGATTTTACCGGACAACAGGGCGCGGGCGAAGGTCTGCTGGTGACGTCCGACGACGTCTATCTCACCGAATTTGCGGTGATCAATTCGAAGGGCGACGGCATCAAGTCCAAGGGCGCGGACCGCATTGTCTATCACAAGCTGCGCGTCGAATGGACGGCGGGGCCAAAGGAAAGCAACGGCGCCTATGGCATTTATCCGGTCGAAAGCAGCGATGTGCTGGTCGACAGCGTCTATGTGCGCGGTGCATCGGATGCAGGCATTTATGTCGGCCAGTCGAAAAATATCATCGTTCGCAATTCAACCGCGGTCGAAAACGTCGCGGGGATCGAGATAGAAAATAGCTATAATGCCGATGTGCGCGACAATATCGCGACCAAGAACACCGGCGGCATCTTGGTTTTCGATCTACCCAGCCTGCCGATGCAGGGCGGGCATAATGTCCGCGTCTTCGGCAATGAGATCACCGACAACAGCACCCCCAATTTCGCGCCCCAGGGGAATATTGTTGCCAGTGTGCCGACCGGAACCGGTGTGCTTGTCATGGCGAACCGCAATGTCGAGATTTTCGACAATGTGTTCGATGACAATGGCACCGCCAATGTGATGCTGGTCGGCTATCGCTACGAGTATCAGGACCCCGATTACCAGCCCTTGCCCCGCGCTATCGTCGTGCGTGACAATCAGCATGGCAAGGCGGGCTATGCCCCGGCCTTTCCGGGCGGCGCCGAAATTGCCGCCGCGCTGGGCGGCGCCATCCCGCCTATCTTGTGGGACGGCGCGGGCGATGCCCTCGTCAACGAGGATGTTGGCGTGCTCTCGCTCAGCCTCGCCGATGTAAAGGCGCCGCTGACCGCGGCGCAGCCGGCGCCCGTCGTGCTCAAGGGAGAGGCGCCGGCCGCGCTTCCCGAAATCCGCCTGCCTGAAAGCATGGAGGCTAAAGTTCGATGA
- a CDS encoding HPr-rel-A system PqqD family peptide chaperone: MIERIYCAPPRDALRVEPLGELTAIFDRRSMQTHLVAAPVPEILAALDQQGCTAAALADRLAEQFDLQGDDDGDPDVAAILSDRLKELATLGLVKTR; this comes from the coding sequence ATGATTGAGCGCATTTATTGCGCTCCGCCTCGTGACGCGCTGCGCGTCGAGCCGCTGGGCGAATTGACCGCCATTTTCGACCGTCGCTCGATGCAGACGCATCTCGTCGCCGCACCCGTGCCCGAAATATTGGCGGCGCTGGATCAACAGGGCTGTACCGCCGCCGCTTTGGCCGACCGGCTGGCGGAGCAATTTGATCTTCAAGGTGACGATGATGGCGATCCCGATGTCGCGGCCATCTTGTCCGATCGTTTGAAAGAATTGGCCACGCTAGGTCTGGTGAAGACGCGGTGA
- a CDS encoding proton-translocating transhydrogenase family protein — translation MDFISIFSIFILACFIGYFVVWSVTPALHTPLMSVTNAISSVIIVGALIASAAAGSATSKWLGLAAVVMASINIFGGFAVTERMLAMYKKKER, via the coding sequence GTGGACTTTATTTCCATTTTTTCGATTTTCATTCTGGCCTGTTTCATCGGCTATTTCGTCGTCTGGTCGGTGACCCCGGCGCTGCACACGCCGCTGATGAGCGTGACCAACGCCATTTCATCGGTGATCATTGTCGGCGCGCTGATCGCCAGCGCAGCTGCGGGCTCCGCCACCTCCAAATGGCTTGGCCTCGCGGCGGTGGTTATGGCGAGCATCAATATTTTCGGGGGCTTTGCGGTCACCGAGCGCATGCTGGCGATGTACAAGAAGAAAGAGCGCTAA
- a CDS encoding SO2930 family diheme c-type cytochrome produces the protein MKRITAALVAALLCASGSAGANLGKEIPDQALIDSNAMPRKLSEFGLFDMASARPVDAMLPYTLHTPLFSDYADKLRAIWVPAGKKVSVDKDGRYVFPVGTVIVKSFGWADWNEGRPVETRLLIHRAEGWAALPYVWDADGRDATLVLGGRRVPVSFTTPSGEKLDIRYPVPNRNQCKECHSLSGEIVPIGPKAANIDFGDAARLPEFARYIPAPPPGMAAMPRWDDPASGSVATRARAYLDVNCAHCHNPQGSASNSGLFLRWTDDPAGVNYGINKRPTAAGRGSGGMEFAIAPGQPEQSFLIYRLESLDPGIAMPEVGRASVHREGADLLRQWIAEMPESKH, from the coding sequence ATGAAGCGCATTACGGCGGCGCTTGTCGCCGCGCTGCTTTGTGCAAGCGGATCGGCGGGCGCCAATCTGGGCAAGGAGATTCCCGATCAGGCCCTGATCGACAGCAACGCCATGCCGCGCAAATTGTCCGAATTCGGGCTGTTCGACATGGCATCCGCGCGCCCGGTCGACGCGATGCTGCCCTATACGCTGCATACGCCGCTGTTCAGCGATTATGCCGACAAGCTTCGCGCCATATGGGTGCCAGCGGGCAAAAAAGTGAGCGTGGACAAGGATGGGCGTTATGTCTTCCCTGTCGGCACAGTGATCGTAAAAAGTTTTGGCTGGGCCGACTGGAACGAAGGGCGTCCGGTCGAAACGCGACTCCTCATCCACCGCGCCGAGGGTTGGGCGGCGCTTCCCTATGTCTGGGACGCGGATGGCCGCGATGCGACTTTGGTGCTGGGCGGGCGGCGCGTGCCGGTCAGCTTTACCACGCCATCGGGCGAGAAGCTCGACATTCGTTATCCCGTCCCGAACCGCAACCAGTGCAAGGAATGCCACAGCCTGTCCGGCGAAATCGTCCCCATCGGGCCAAAGGCGGCGAATATCGACTTTGGCGACGCCGCGCGCCTGCCGGAATTTGCCCGCTATATTCCTGCGCCTCCGCCGGGGATGGCCGCCATGCCGCGCTGGGACGATCCTGCAAGCGGCAGCGTCGCGACCCGCGCGCGCGCTTATCTCGACGTCAATTGCGCCCATTGCCATAATCCGCAGGGCAGCGCGTCGAACAGCGGCCTTTTTCTGCGCTGGACCGACGATCCGGCGGGCGTCAACTATGGGATCAACAAGCGCCCGACGGCTGCCGGGCGCGGAAGTGGAGGGATGGAATTTGCCATTGCGCCCGGCCAGCCGGAACAAAGCTTCCTGATCTATCGGCTGGAAAGCCTCGACCCCGGTATCGCCATGCCCGAGGTCGGACGCGCGAGCGTCCACCGCGAAGGGGCGGATTTATTGCGGCAATGGATTGCGGAGATGCCTGAATCCAAGCATTAG
- a CDS encoding aa3-type cytochrome c oxidase subunit IV, with the protein MMADQQMKAANDTYAGFLTMLKFGTVATVIIAAFVVLLLAS; encoded by the coding sequence ATGATGGCGGATCAGCAGATGAAAGCTGCAAATGATACTTATGCTGGCTTTCTCACCATGCTCAAATTCGGCACGGTCGCGACGGTGATCATCGCCGCATTCGTTGTTCTCCTGTTAGCGTCCTGA
- the maiA gene encoding maleylacetoacetate isomerase gives MTHAPTSLTLHGYFRSSASYRVRIALNLKGLTYDNVEVSLIAGEQRSDAYLEQNAQGFVPMLVADGQTIIQSMAIIDWIDRACPEPRLIPEEAMPRAVALAQANVIACDIHPLNNLRVLKYLTKDLGLNEETKNRWYRHWIVEGFDALEAMAGEGSFLGGDAPGIADICLVPQIYNARRFEVDLAPYPRLSAIEAACMELEAFQRARPEAVKPG, from the coding sequence ATGACTCATGCCCCCACATCGCTCACCCTCCATGGCTATTTTCGTTCCTCGGCGAGCTACCGCGTTCGTATCGCGCTCAATCTGAAAGGGCTGACCTATGACAATGTCGAGGTCAGCCTGATCGCGGGCGAACAGCGCAGCGACGCCTATCTTGAACAAAATGCCCAGGGCTTTGTGCCGATGCTCGTCGCCGATGGACAGACGATCATTCAGAGTATGGCAATTATCGACTGGATCGACCGCGCCTGTCCCGAACCCCGGCTGATTCCCGAAGAGGCGATGCCACGCGCGGTTGCGCTGGCGCAGGCCAATGTCATCGCCTGCGACATTCATCCGCTCAACAATTTGCGCGTGCTCAAATATCTGACCAAGGATCTGGGGCTGAACGAGGAAACCAAGAACCGCTGGTATCGCCACTGGATCGTCGAAGGCTTTGACGCGCTCGAAGCCATGGCAGGCGAGGGGTCATTCCTTGGCGGGGACGCGCCCGGCATCGCCGATATCTGCCTTGTCCCGCAAATCTATAATGCCCGCCGTTTCGAGGTCGATCTCGCACCCTATCCGCGCCTATCCGCGATAGAGGCGGCCTGCATGGAACTGGAAGCTTTTCAGCGCGCGCGTCCGGAAGCGGTGAAGCCCGGATGA
- a CDS encoding TonB-dependent receptor, translating into MMLSLVSAAALAAQAAPSQGEAEAESILFYHQPRRLQEILVTGAGLLSPSPADRVQSTSSIVPLDHGLGARLENRLRDEAGLVQFRRSDGRSAHPTSQGVTLRGLGGNASSRALVTLDGIPQADPFGGWVAWSAYDAIRLGGVIIARGGGSGADGSGALAGTIGLHSEMTDGVEASAAYGSHNSLDTGLSAGGALGSGEVALDARYARGDGFIPIVSGQRGAVDRAAPYEQGGAGIRLRFDTGDSGRVEASLRGFSDRRDRGVDYTASKIDGLDASVRYLQELDGGTQWMALAYVQLREFESGFASVSADRDSANPALQQRVPATGLGARVELRPAIHDRNLLRIGADWRRTVGRTEEDYFFTNFRPNRHRSAGGTSDVIGAYAQWSEGEAGQGLLWTLSGRLDRWSLGTGYRREAPIGGAPTLDLRFPARTGWEGSGRAGLRYDMGRVALRTAAYRGWRLPTLNELYRPYRVGAETTLANPDLAPETLWGGEAGVEWDNGGTFLSLTGFLNQLENPIANVTIGTNLNERQNLDAIDAKGLEFAAEQHIGPLSLRATWAFTDARVDASGAAAQLDGRRPAQIAKNGGSLSLRTHDEWLPVGGFATLRYIGSQNEDDLGLQRLDDALTLDAGLWVRVLKNFRIEARGENIFDELVPASISASGLIERATPRTLWLGARAHF; encoded by the coding sequence ATGATGCTATCGCTTGTCAGCGCAGCAGCCCTCGCGGCGCAGGCTGCTCCGTCGCAAGGGGAGGCGGAGGCTGAGTCCATCCTATTCTATCATCAACCACGGAGGCTGCAGGAAATATTGGTCACCGGTGCAGGCCTGCTCTCACCGTCGCCGGCTGACCGGGTGCAATCCACCAGCTCTATTGTGCCTCTTGATCATGGGCTGGGCGCGCGCCTTGAAAACCGCCTGCGCGACGAGGCCGGGCTCGTCCAGTTCCGCCGCTCGGACGGGCGCAGCGCGCATCCGACCAGCCAGGGAGTGACGCTGCGCGGGCTTGGCGGCAATGCGTCGAGCCGCGCGCTGGTCACATTGGATGGCATTCCGCAGGCCGATCCCTTTGGCGGCTGGGTGGCGTGGAGCGCCTATGATGCGATCCGTCTTGGCGGCGTGATCATTGCGCGCGGTGGTGGAAGCGGCGCCGACGGTTCCGGCGCGCTCGCGGGCACGATCGGCCTTCATTCCGAAATGACCGACGGGGTCGAAGCGAGTGCGGCTTATGGCAGCCATAACAGCCTCGATACCGGCCTTTCGGCGGGCGGAGCGCTCGGCAGCGGCGAAGTTGCGCTCGACGCGCGTTACGCCCGCGGCGACGGCTTCATTCCCATCGTCTCCGGCCAACGCGGCGCTGTTGATCGTGCAGCGCCTTATGAGCAGGGCGGGGCGGGCATCCGGCTGCGCTTCGATACCGGGGACAGCGGTCGGGTCGAGGCGAGCCTGCGCGGCTTTTCTGACCGGCGCGACCGGGGTGTCGACTATACGGCCAGCAAGATCGACGGCCTTGATGCCAGTGTGCGCTATCTTCAAGAGCTCGATGGCGGCACCCAATGGATGGCGCTGGCCTATGTCCAGCTTCGCGAATTTGAAAGCGGCTTTGCCAGTGTTTCTGCCGACCGCGACAGTGCCAATCCCGCGCTTCAGCAGCGCGTCCCCGCAACGGGGCTGGGCGCGCGCGTTGAACTGCGCCCAGCGATCCATGACAGAAATCTGCTGCGCATCGGCGCCGATTGGCGGCGGACGGTGGGCCGCACCGAGGAAGATTATTTCTTCACCAACTTCCGTCCCAACCGTCACCGCAGCGCGGGGGGCACCAGCGATGTCATCGGCGCCTATGCCCAATGGAGCGAGGGCGAGGCCGGTCAGGGGCTGCTCTGGACGTTGAGTGGGCGGCTCGACCGCTGGTCCCTCGGCACTGGCTATCGCCGTGAGGCGCCGATTGGCGGCGCACCGACGCTCGACCTCCGCTTTCCTGCTCGAACGGGTTGGGAAGGCAGCGGCCGCGCCGGGCTGCGCTATGATATGGGGCGGGTCGCGCTGCGCACCGCCGCCTATCGGGGCTGGCGGCTGCCCACGCTCAACGAGCTTTACCGCCCCTATCGCGTCGGTGCCGAGACCACGCTCGCCAATCCCGATCTTGCGCCCGAAACATTGTGGGGCGGCGAAGCCGGAGTGGAATGGGACAATGGCGGCACCTTCCTGTCGCTGACAGGCTTTCTCAATCAGCTGGAAAATCCCATTGCCAATGTCACCATTGGCACCAATTTGAACGAGCGGCAGAATCTCGACGCCATCGACGCCAAGGGGCTGGAATTCGCCGCAGAGCAGCATATCGGTCCGCTATCGCTGCGCGCGACCTGGGCGTTTACCGATGCGCGCGTGGATGCGTCGGGCGCCGCCGCCCAGCTCGACGGTCGGCGGCCTGCACAAATCGCCAAAAATGGTGGTAGCCTGTCACTGCGTACTCATGATGAATGGCTGCCAGTCGGCGGCTTTGCCACCTTGCGCTATATCGGCAGCCAGAACGAGGATGATCTCGGCCTGCAAAGGCTGGACGATGCGCTGACCCTCGACGCCGGCCTGTGGGTGCGAGTGCTGAAGAATTTCCGTATCGAGGCGCGCGGCGAGAATATTTTTGACGAACTGGTCCCCGCTTCCATCTCCGCATCGGGGCTGATTGAACGGGCGACGCCGCGCACATTATGGCTTGGCGCGCGCGCCCATTTCTGA